A section of the Methanosarcina mazei S-6 genome encodes:
- a CDS encoding inositol-3-phosphate synthase, whose protein sequence is MTKIKIAIAGIGNCASSLIQGIEYYKTEDKDPIGLMHRELGGYRPGDIKVVAAFDIDARKVGKDVSEAIFAPPNCTAVFCPDVPLTGVKVKMGRALDGVSDHMKNYGENYTFIVSKEPEATKTDIVKELKDSGADMLLNYLPVGSEEAVRFYAECALEAGVAFINNMPVFIASNPEWAKRFEEKNIPIIGDDIKAQLGATITHRVLADLFEKRGVKLERTYQLNTGGNTDFLNMLNRSRLASKRESKTEAVQSVLSHKLEDENIHIGPSDYVAWQKDNKVCFLRMEGKLFGDVPMNLELRLSVEDSPNSAGVVIDAIRCCKLALDRGIGGVLYSPSSYFMKHPAIQYPDDVAYLRTEEFIAGTRER, encoded by the coding sequence ATGACAAAAATAAAAATAGCAATTGCAGGAATCGGGAACTGTGCAAGCTCTTTGATACAGGGCATCGAGTACTATAAAACCGAAGATAAAGATCCCATAGGGCTAATGCATCGGGAACTCGGAGGGTACAGGCCCGGCGATATCAAAGTTGTTGCCGCCTTTGACATTGATGCCAGGAAGGTGGGAAAGGATGTATCAGAGGCGATATTTGCCCCCCCGAACTGCACAGCGGTTTTTTGTCCTGATGTCCCCCTCACAGGTGTGAAAGTAAAAATGGGCAGGGCACTTGACGGAGTCTCTGACCATATGAAGAACTACGGGGAGAATTATACATTTATTGTCAGCAAGGAGCCTGAAGCCACAAAAACAGATATTGTTAAGGAACTGAAGGATTCGGGCGCAGATATGCTCCTCAATTACCTCCCTGTCGGCTCCGAAGAAGCTGTACGTTTTTATGCCGAGTGTGCACTTGAAGCAGGGGTGGCTTTTATCAATAATATGCCTGTTTTTATTGCAAGCAATCCTGAATGGGCGAAACGGTTTGAAGAAAAGAATATCCCCATTATAGGCGATGATATAAAAGCCCAGCTTGGAGCGACCATCACTCACAGGGTTCTTGCAGACCTGTTTGAAAAACGCGGTGTAAAGCTCGAAAGGACTTATCAGCTGAATACCGGAGGAAACACTGATTTCCTAAATATGCTTAACAGGAGCAGGCTTGCTTCCAAACGTGAATCAAAGACCGAAGCTGTCCAGTCTGTCCTTTCACATAAACTCGAAGACGAAAACATCCATATAGGCCCAAGCGACTATGTTGCCTGGCAGAAAGATAACAAGGTTTGTTTCCTCAGGATGGAGGGCAAACTCTTCGGGGATGTGCCCATGAACCTTGAACTCAGGCTTTCAGTGGAAGATTCGCCTAACTCCGCAGGTGTAGTTATTGACGCTATCCGCTGCTGCAAGCTTGCCCTTGACCGCGGGATAGGAGGAGTACTGTACTCCCCGTCTTCCTACTTCATGAAACATCCGGCTATCCAGTACCCTGATGATGTGGCGTATCTCAGGACTGAAGAGTTTATAGCCGGCACCAGAGAACGTTAA